A single genomic interval of Alistipes provencensis harbors:
- a CDS encoding HEPN domain-containing protein, protein MKNSIDFLPERKQRDLRELAALIRDEVKDVVMIILYGSYAANTYVERDERRDYGVRTIYMSDYDLLVVTKRRLGERESTVEARVRERFAAEKNDENLPRPQIINESISKLNDALTMGRYFYVEIVAKGIMLYDSGECQLTTPKELDYAEIKVMAEEYYNKRVADANDYLWGALQYYNVSKYDKAIFLLHQATENYLKVIPLVYILYGYKEHDLEFLIGKCKPYTLELAKVFPCDTDEEKRLFDLLRRAYLEARYNDKFVVTKADIDALVPKIELLRNITERICIERINKYLSI, encoded by the coding sequence ATGAAGAACTCCATCGACTTTCTGCCCGAACGCAAACAGCGGGATTTACGCGAATTGGCCGCACTGATCCGCGACGAGGTGAAAGATGTCGTTATGATTATCCTATACGGGAGTTATGCGGCGAATACCTATGTCGAACGCGACGAACGGCGCGACTACGGCGTGCGGACAATCTACATGAGCGACTACGATCTGCTGGTCGTTACCAAGCGTCGGCTGGGAGAACGGGAAAGCACGGTAGAGGCCCGCGTTAGGGAGCGGTTTGCAGCCGAGAAGAACGACGAGAACCTGCCCCGACCCCAGATTATCAACGAAAGCATCTCCAAGCTGAACGACGCCCTGACGATGGGCCGTTATTTCTACGTCGAGATCGTCGCAAAGGGAATCATGCTCTACGATTCGGGCGAATGTCAGTTAACCACGCCAAAAGAATTGGACTATGCGGAGATTAAGGTAATGGCGGAGGAATATTATAATAAACGAGTAGCAGACGCTAACGATTATTTATGGGGTGCTTTACAATACTATAACGTATCCAAATACGATAAGGCAATTTTTCTTCTTCACCAAGCTACCGAAAATTATTTAAAGGTTATTCCGTTAGTCTATATCCTTTACGGATATAAAGAACATGATCTTGAATTTCTGATCGGGAAATGTAAACCCTATACGTTGGAACTGGCAAAAGTATTCCCCTGCGACACGGACGAAGAAAAACGCCTGTTCGACCTGTTGCGCCGCGCCTATCTGGAGGCACGCTACAATGACAAATTCGTTGTAACGAAAGCCGACATCGACGCCCTCGTCCCCAAGATCGAACTATTGCGCAATATTACAGAAAGGATTTGCATAGAGCGTATCAATAAATATCTCTCAATATAA
- a CDS encoding relaxase/mobilization nuclease domain-containing protein, which yields MIGKIVTGKSFGGAVEYVLMKEKARLLESDGVDTESIRSIIDDFNFQRKARREIAKVVGHISLSFHRDDAPTLTDERMRELAAAYMERMGIADTQYIVARHNDTEHPHLHIIYNRVKYDRTLVADKNERRRNVKVCKQLKRRYGLTFSNGRQDIKTERLHGADRVRQEVFDAITRILPKCDRITDLSAKLKRQGIGMQFIHRGNDPKKAVQGVTFAKDGLTFKGSQVDRKFSYAGLSKTIRERVETLARETADEEIKYMRERRREQERDTTPKPRKAERPQPPQVKREETPRLQQSQQTQPASAVPKPSAPQQVEIGGTRFTQEQWRQLQENRMLRIIVRHSDANMLREYWFDNAGGVQYTLIALRRRDEAFTRELVTATKGCRLTVQEQKQLYSEQGLIKAFRRQDGTPYRLRFGVESKPGQKDMLTECVLSVQQPQEMKPEPKSQVKPEQQQKPRPQVKTYNLISSKQKKGRGI from the coding sequence ATGATAGGAAAAATCGTAACGGGCAAATCGTTCGGCGGAGCCGTCGAGTATGTCCTCATGAAAGAGAAAGCCCGCCTGCTGGAGAGCGACGGGGTAGATACCGAAAGCATCCGGTCGATAATCGACGACTTCAACTTCCAGCGCAAGGCCCGCCGGGAGATTGCAAAGGTCGTGGGGCATATCTCGCTCTCGTTCCACCGGGACGATGCACCGACGCTGACCGACGAGCGGATGCGGGAACTGGCGGCGGCTTACATGGAGCGCATGGGAATTGCCGACACGCAGTATATTGTTGCCCGGCACAACGACACGGAACATCCCCACCTGCATATTATCTACAACCGGGTGAAATACGACCGGACGCTTGTGGCGGATAAGAACGAACGCCGCCGGAACGTCAAAGTCTGCAAACAGCTTAAACGCCGATACGGGCTGACATTCTCCAACGGCAGGCAAGACATAAAGACCGAACGGCTCCACGGAGCGGACAGGGTGCGACAGGAGGTATTCGACGCCATAACCCGCATCCTGCCCAAATGCGACCGGATAACCGACCTGTCGGCCAAGCTGAAACGGCAGGGGATCGGCATGCAGTTCATCCACCGGGGCAACGACCCGAAGAAAGCGGTTCAGGGCGTAACCTTTGCCAAAGACGGACTGACATTCAAAGGCTCGCAGGTAGACCGCAAATTCAGCTATGCCGGATTGTCGAAGACGATCCGCGAACGGGTCGAGACGTTGGCACGGGAAACGGCCGATGAGGAGATCAAATACATGCGGGAAAGACGGCGGGAGCAGGAACGCGACACAACGCCGAAGCCGCGGAAAGCAGAAAGGCCGCAACCGCCGCAGGTCAAGCGGGAAGAAACACCCCGCCTGCAACAGTCGCAGCAGACACAACCGGCTTCAGCCGTACCGAAACCCTCCGCGCCGCAGCAGGTCGAAATCGGCGGTACACGATTTACGCAGGAGCAATGGCGGCAGTTGCAGGAGAACCGGATGCTGCGGATAATCGTTCGCCACAGCGATGCAAATATGCTGCGCGAATACTGGTTCGACAATGCAGGAGGGGTGCAATACACCCTTATCGCCCTGCGCCGCAGGGATGAAGCCTTTACCCGTGAATTGGTTACGGCGACAAAAGGCTGTCGGCTGACGGTGCAGGAACAGAAACAGTTGTATTCCGAACAGGGGTTGATTAAGGCGTTCCGCAGACAGGACGGAACGCCTTACCGCCTCCGGTTCGGGGTGGAATCAAAGCCCGGACAGAAAGACATGCTGACCGAGTGCGTATTATCCGTGCAACAGCCGCAAGAGATGAAACCCGAGCCGAAATCGCAGGTGAAACCGGAACAGCAACAGAAACCGAGGCCGCAGGTAAAAACCTACAACTTAATATCTTCGAAACAGAAGAAGGGGCGGGGAATATAA
- a CDS encoding plasmid mobilization protein, whose translation MAENRKNKGGRPPKTAAAKHSETVRFRVTAAQMQTLQQSAAKGRLTLSEYARQMVLAGKVIAPASPEELGLIAELTREKNNLNQLAKAQNAAGAATREAELIRIIRFYNRMIAKLKRE comes from the coding sequence ATGGCCGAGAACCGAAAGAACAAGGGCGGCAGACCGCCCAAAACCGCCGCCGCAAAGCACTCCGAAACCGTCCGTTTCCGCGTAACGGCCGCCCAGATGCAAACTTTGCAACAAAGCGCAGCGAAAGGCAGGCTGACCCTGTCGGAATATGCCCGGCAAATGGTGCTTGCCGGAAAAGTCATTGCCCCGGCCAGTCCCGAAGAACTGGGCCTGATCGCCGAGCTGACCCGCGAGAAGAACAACCTGAACCAGCTTGCCAAAGCCCAGAATGCCGCAGGAGCCGCAACGCGGGAAGCGGAGCTGATCCGGATCATCCGGTTTTACAATCGGATGATTGCCAAACTGAAAAGAGAGTAG
- a CDS encoding helix-turn-helix domain-containing protein, which translates to MDGPEVCQLLRISKRTLQSYRDRRVLPYSNVGGKFFYRETDVTGFLRARTIM; encoded by the coding sequence CTGGATGGGCCGGAAGTCTGTCAGTTGTTACGGATTTCCAAGCGCACGCTCCAAAGCTACCGCGACAGGCGGGTACTGCCCTATTCGAATGTCGGCGGTAAGTTCTTCTACCGGGAAACCGACGTAACCGGGTTTCTGCGGGCGCGGACAATCATGTAG
- a CDS encoding helix-turn-helix domain-containing protein: protein MESDYLTMESEEVRELLAMIDRAEETLQLAAANYQPLIGSECYLTGEEVCEYLHISPRTLQTLRDTRQIPFVAISERNILYPESAIRETLTKNYKPTYHPQ, encoded by the coding sequence ATGGAATCGGACTATTTAACGATGGAGAGCGAGGAAGTCCGGGAGTTGCTCGCTATGATCGACCGGGCCGAAGAAACCCTGCAACTGGCTGCTGCGAACTATCAGCCATTAATAGGCTCAGAGTGCTATCTTACTGGGGAGGAAGTTTGCGAATATCTGCACATCTCTCCCCGAACCTTGCAAACGCTCCGCGATACGCGGCAGATACCGTTTGTCGCAATAAGCGAGCGCAACATCCTCTATCCCGAATCGGCGATCCGGGAGACGCTGACAAAGAATTACAAACCAACCTACCACCCGCAATAG
- a CDS encoding site-specific integrase produces MPSARRTFSVVFFCKKTKVTKKGKAPIYVRIKTYGTATEIYTRCQIEPERWNQRLERSLYKDEIDQQINSIVASYRANVLAAYDQLIKEGKEPTYFAIKHRLENPAGNARLFLAEFGKYCDKRQKEVGTRITQLTANKYHRLLRYLKEYMQAQYKKEDIPLDMVNYEYLDGLNTFIQTAHNCKTNGAVNLLCCLKNFMLYAIRNEWIEKNPFQYYKLKPEHNKSKDHLTKAELDVLITKPMQNERIERIRDVFAFCCLTGLAFTDADHLRPEHISADDSGQLWIHKPREKTAVMSRIPLLPHPVKLLRKYEHDPNCRQRGKMLPVPSNSKMNAYLKELAGICNIDKTLTTHVARHTFACLAVEYGMPIDVLAKILGHTNTNMTRHYAKFSEGLIGREMQKFGSLLN; encoded by the coding sequence ATGCCCTCGGCTCGGCGAACTTTCAGCGTGGTTTTCTTTTGCAAGAAAACCAAAGTAACGAAAAAGGGCAAGGCCCCGATCTATGTGCGCATCAAGACCTACGGCACGGCTACGGAGATTTACACGCGATGCCAAATCGAACCGGAGCGTTGGAATCAACGGCTTGAACGGTCACTCTATAAGGACGAGATAGACCAACAGATCAACAGCATCGTCGCCAGCTACCGGGCCAATGTCCTCGCGGCCTATGACCAGTTAATCAAGGAGGGCAAAGAGCCGACGTACTTTGCTATCAAACACCGGCTTGAAAACCCCGCGGGCAATGCGCGTTTGTTTCTTGCTGAGTTTGGGAAATATTGTGACAAACGGCAGAAAGAGGTCGGAACACGGATCACCCAACTCACGGCGAACAAGTATCACCGCCTGCTTCGCTACCTGAAAGAGTATATGCAGGCGCAATACAAAAAGGAAGATATTCCGCTGGATATGGTTAATTACGAGTACCTCGACGGACTGAACACCTTTATCCAGACGGCCCATAACTGCAAGACCAACGGTGCGGTCAATCTGTTGTGCTGTTTGAAGAACTTTATGCTGTACGCTATCCGCAACGAGTGGATCGAAAAGAATCCGTTTCAGTACTACAAACTTAAACCCGAACACAACAAGTCGAAAGACCACTTGACCAAAGCGGAATTGGATGTTTTGATAACCAAACCTATGCAGAACGAGCGGATAGAACGCATCCGGGACGTGTTCGCGTTCTGCTGCCTAACGGGACTTGCCTTTACGGATGCCGACCACCTGCGCCCGGAACATATCAGCGCGGATGATAGCGGGCAGTTGTGGATTCACAAGCCCCGCGAGAAAACCGCCGTAATGAGCCGCATCCCCTTGTTGCCGCATCCGGTGAAACTTCTGCGAAAGTACGAGCACGACCCGAATTGCAGGCAGCGCGGAAAGATGCTGCCCGTACCGAGCAACAGCAAAATGAACGCCTATCTGAAAGAACTGGCGGGCATCTGCAATATCGACAAGACGCTGACGACGCATGTCGCCCGGCATACGTTCGCTTGTTTGGCTGTTGAATACGGAATGCCCATAGACGTATTGGCAAAGATTCTCGGCCACACCAATACGAATATGACGCGGCACTATGCCAAGTTCTCGGAGGGCTTGATAGGCCGGGAGATGCAGAAATTCGGAAGTCTGTTAAATTAG
- a CDS encoding AMP-dependent synthetase/ligase — protein sequence MKKTIIDLFETSVEQYGAKTFLLEKRHRKFEPTTYAETKEQALEVGAGLASTGIRPGDKVAILAEGSNAWIISELGLFYAGAISVPLSVKLEESNDLLFRLQHAEVKAVFVSKYQLPKIRRIRAELPQLEQVIVLGHIPLDSGETAYGTLKRLGRDYLSKNREEFLKIGQAIRNDDYATITYTSGTTSDPKGVILTHRNYTANVEQALSRVDIPPYYRTLIILPLDHCFAHVVGFYIMIACGASVATVQVGATPMETLKNIPQNIREVKPHFLLSVPALAKNFRKGIESSIRAKGKFTEGLFHLALRTAYAYNRDGYSKGSGWRILLKPFVALFDAVLFHKVREAFGGSLKFFVGGGALLDAELQRFYYAIGIPMFQGYGLSEATPVISTNSPKYHWHRFGSSGKILIPLDLKILDEEGREVPRGQKGEIVIRGENVMAGYWKNPEATTDTVRDGWLHTGDMGYVSEDDFLYVLGRFKSLLIASDGEKYSPEGMEEAIVDKSPYIDQIIVHNNQDPFTGAIVVPNREALRRELEARKVPEGERAAAAAEILGSEIDRYRAGGVFAGEFPERWLPAGLAIVDEAFSEQNGLVNSTMKVVRGKVEEHFRGRLDYLYTPEGRNLKNPENLASLKKIVG from the coding sequence ATGAAAAAGACCATCATCGACCTCTTCGAAACATCCGTCGAGCAGTACGGGGCCAAGACCTTCCTGCTCGAAAAGCGCCACCGCAAATTCGAACCAACGACCTATGCCGAGACCAAGGAACAGGCTTTGGAGGTCGGAGCGGGACTCGCCTCGACGGGCATCCGCCCCGGGGACAAGGTGGCCATACTGGCCGAGGGCAGCAACGCCTGGATCATCTCCGAGTTGGGATTGTTCTATGCCGGGGCGATCAGCGTCCCGCTGTCGGTGAAGCTCGAAGAGTCGAACGACCTGCTGTTCCGCCTGCAGCATGCCGAGGTCAAGGCCGTTTTCGTGTCGAAATACCAGTTGCCGAAGATTCGCCGCATCCGCGCCGAGCTGCCGCAACTGGAGCAGGTGATCGTCTTGGGACACATCCCGCTCGATTCGGGGGAGACCGCTTACGGGACGCTCAAGCGGCTGGGCCGCGACTACCTGTCCAAGAACCGGGAGGAGTTTTTGAAAATAGGGCAGGCGATCCGGAACGACGACTACGCCACGATCACCTACACGTCAGGCACCACGTCCGACCCGAAAGGCGTCATCCTGACCCACCGCAACTACACCGCCAACGTCGAACAGGCGTTGTCGCGCGTCGATATTCCGCCGTATTACCGCACACTCATCATCCTGCCGCTGGACCACTGCTTTGCGCACGTCGTGGGATTCTACATCATGATCGCCTGCGGTGCTTCGGTAGCCACGGTGCAGGTCGGGGCGACGCCGATGGAGACGCTCAAGAACATCCCGCAGAACATCCGCGAGGTGAAGCCGCATTTTCTGCTGTCGGTGCCCGCGCTGGCCAAGAATTTCCGCAAGGGGATCGAGAGTTCCATCCGGGCCAAAGGCAAATTCACCGAGGGGCTTTTCCATCTCGCACTCCGCACGGCATACGCCTACAACCGCGACGGGTACAGCAAGGGCAGCGGCTGGCGCATCCTATTGAAGCCTTTCGTGGCGCTGTTCGACGCCGTATTGTTCCACAAGGTCCGCGAGGCGTTCGGCGGCAGCCTGAAATTCTTCGTCGGGGGCGGGGCGCTGCTCGATGCGGAGTTGCAGCGTTTCTACTACGCCATCGGCATTCCGATGTTTCAGGGCTATGGGCTTTCGGAAGCCACGCCCGTCATCTCAACCAATTCGCCCAAATACCACTGGCACCGCTTCGGTTCCTCGGGCAAGATACTCATTCCGCTCGATCTGAAGATACTCGACGAGGAGGGCAGGGAGGTTCCCCGCGGACAAAAAGGCGAGATCGTCATCCGCGGAGAGAACGTCATGGCCGGATACTGGAAAAATCCCGAGGCGACGACCGACACCGTGCGCGACGGATGGCTGCACACGGGGGACATGGGCTATGTTTCGGAGGACGATTTTCTCTATGTGCTAGGACGTTTCAAGAGTCTGCTGATCGCTTCGGACGGTGAGAAATACAGCCCCGAAGGCATGGAGGAGGCGATCGTGGACAAGTCGCCCTACATCGACCAGATCATCGTCCACAACAATCAGGACCCGTTTACGGGGGCGATCGTGGTGCCCAATCGCGAAGCGCTGCGCCGCGAACTGGAGGCCCGCAAAGTCCCGGAAGGGGAGCGCGCCGCCGCGGCTGCCGAAATCCTCGGGTCCGAGATCGACCGTTACCGCGCCGGAGGCGTCTTCGCCGGGGAGTTCCCTGAACGGTGGCTGCCCGCAGGACTGGCGATCGTCGACGAAGCGTTCTCGGAGCAGAACGGATTGGTGAACAGCACGATGAAAGTCGTGCGCGGCAAGGTCGAGGAGCATTTCCGCGGTCGGCTGGATTATCTCTACACACCCGAGGGCCGCAACCTGAAAAATCCCGAGAATCTCGCGTCACTGAAAAAAATCGTGGGTTAA
- the lepA gene encoding translation elongation factor 4: MKNIRNFCIIAHIDHGKSTLADRLLEKTNTLNQREMQSQVLDDMDLEREKGITIKSHAIQMEYTARDGQQYTLNLIDTPGHVDFSYEVSRAIASCEGALLVVDATQGIQAQTISNLYLAVGHDLEIIPVLNKIDMDAAMIDEVKDQVIDLIGCKDEDILLASGKTGLGVEEVLEAIVHRIPGPEGDENAPLQALIFDSVFNPFRGIIAYYRVFNGTMRKGDHVKFFNTGSQYDADEIGVLKLKMQPRQEIKAGDVGYICSGIKTSADVKVGDTITSVTNPAKEAIAGFEDVKPMVFAGLYPVEADEYEDLRASLEKLQLNDASLTFEPESSLALGFGFRCGFLGLLHMEIIQERLYREFDMDVITTVPNVSYRITTTQGDVVEVHNPSGLPEVTKIDKIEEPYIQAQIITKSEFLGNVIKLCIDKRGVMKNQTFLTQDRVEVNFDMPLSEIVFDFYDKLKSISKGYASFDYHRTGFQPSKLVKLDILLNGEPVDALSSLTYTDHAYDFGRKMCEKLKELIPRQQFDIAIQAAIGAKIIARETVKAVRKDVTAKCYGGDISRKRKLLEKQKKGKKRMRQIGNVEVPQSAFLAVLKMD, from the coding sequence ATGAAAAACATCCGCAATTTCTGCATCATAGCCCATATCGACCATGGCAAGTCGACGCTTGCCGACCGGCTGCTGGAGAAAACCAACACGCTGAACCAGCGCGAAATGCAGTCGCAGGTGCTCGACGACATGGACCTCGAGCGCGAAAAGGGCATCACCATCAAGAGCCACGCCATACAGATGGAGTACACGGCCCGCGACGGTCAGCAGTACACGCTCAACCTGATCGACACCCCGGGACACGTCGACTTCTCCTACGAGGTGTCGCGCGCCATCGCCTCGTGCGAAGGGGCGCTGCTGGTGGTCGACGCGACGCAGGGCATTCAGGCGCAGACCATTTCGAACCTCTATCTGGCCGTGGGGCACGATCTGGAGATCATCCCCGTGCTGAACAAGATCGACATGGATGCGGCGATGATCGACGAGGTGAAGGATCAGGTGATCGACCTCATAGGATGCAAGGACGAGGATATCCTGCTGGCTTCGGGAAAGACGGGGCTGGGCGTCGAGGAGGTGCTGGAAGCCATCGTGCACCGCATTCCGGGCCCCGAGGGCGATGAGAACGCGCCGCTGCAGGCGTTGATCTTCGACTCGGTGTTCAACCCGTTCCGCGGCATCATCGCCTACTATCGCGTATTCAACGGCACGATGCGCAAGGGCGACCATGTGAAATTCTTCAACACGGGCAGCCAGTACGACGCCGACGAAATAGGTGTGCTGAAGCTCAAGATGCAGCCCCGGCAGGAGATCAAGGCCGGGGACGTGGGGTATATCTGCTCGGGAATCAAGACCTCGGCCGATGTGAAGGTCGGCGACACGATCACCTCGGTGACGAATCCCGCCAAAGAGGCCATCGCCGGATTCGAGGACGTGAAGCCGATGGTCTTCGCGGGTCTGTATCCGGTGGAGGCCGACGAGTACGAGGATTTGCGCGCGTCGCTCGAGAAACTGCAACTGAACGACGCCTCGCTGACGTTCGAACCCGAGAGCTCGCTGGCGCTGGGATTCGGATTCCGCTGCGGATTCCTCGGACTGCTGCACATGGAGATCATTCAGGAGCGGCTGTACCGCGAATTCGACATGGACGTCATCACGACCGTGCCCAACGTGTCGTACCGCATCACCACGACGCAGGGCGACGTGGTCGAGGTGCACAACCCCTCGGGACTGCCCGAGGTGACGAAGATCGACAAGATCGAGGAGCCATACATTCAGGCCCAGATCATCACCAAGTCGGAGTTTCTGGGCAACGTCATCAAGCTGTGCATCGACAAGCGCGGCGTGATGAAAAACCAGACGTTCCTGACACAGGACCGCGTGGAGGTCAATTTCGACATGCCGCTGTCGGAGATCGTCTTCGATTTCTACGACAAGCTCAAGAGCATCTCGAAAGGTTACGCCTCGTTCGACTACCACCGCACGGGATTCCAGCCCTCAAAACTCGTCAAGCTGGACATTCTGCTCAACGGCGAACCGGTCGACGCCCTTTCGTCGCTGACATACACGGACCACGCCTACGATTTCGGGCGCAAGATGTGCGAGAAGCTCAAGGAGCTGATCCCGCGCCAGCAGTTCGACATCGCCATACAGGCCGCCATCGGCGCCAAGATCATCGCCCGCGAGACGGTCAAGGCCGTGCGCAAGGACGTGACGGCGAAGTGCTACGGCGGCGACATCTCGCGCAAGCGCAAACTGCTCGAGAAGCAGAAGAAGGGTAAGAAGCGCATGCGTCAGATCGGTAACGTCGAAGTTCCCCAGTCGGCATTCCTCGCCGTGTTAAAAATGGATTAG
- the lysA gene encoding diaminopimelate decarboxylase gives MLSRQIASKLRGYETPFYLYDMALLRQTLESVVYESKKYGYKVHYAIKANYDDHLLAVIREYGLGIDCASGNELRKAVEAGFDPKGIVYAGVGKRDKELKYAIEQEILAINCESIQELELVNAFSAEMGKVTDIALRINPDIDPKTNHCIDTGQADSKFGISYEEVLEHAKEIRSLKNINIIGLHLHIGSQIRELHVFENMCNKVNVIVENLEKLGCKFRFVDVGGGLGVNYDVPENEPIPNFASLFSIVHNHLRIGDREVHFEFGRSIVAECGELITTVLFNKTTATGRKLVIVDASMTELVRPAMYGSYHNIENITAKEEEAPSEKYTVVGTACESTDVFDENVSLRKTRRGDLLTIKSAGAYGMSMASRYNLHDLPGAVYSDEIK, from the coding sequence ATGTTAAGCAGACAAATCGCATCCAAGCTCCGGGGCTATGAAACCCCGTTCTACCTCTATGACATGGCGCTCCTGCGCCAGACCCTCGAAAGCGTCGTCTACGAGTCGAAAAAATACGGCTATAAGGTCCACTACGCCATCAAGGCCAACTACGACGACCACCTGCTGGCGGTCATCCGCGAATACGGGCTGGGCATCGACTGCGCCTCGGGCAACGAGCTGCGCAAGGCCGTCGAGGCGGGCTTCGACCCCAAGGGCATCGTCTACGCCGGCGTGGGCAAACGCGACAAGGAGCTGAAATATGCCATCGAGCAGGAGATCCTCGCCATCAACTGCGAGTCGATTCAGGAGCTGGAGCTGGTCAACGCCTTCTCGGCCGAGATGGGCAAGGTGACCGACATTGCGCTGCGTATCAACCCCGACATCGACCCCAAGACCAACCACTGCATCGACACGGGTCAGGCCGACAGTAAGTTCGGCATCTCCTACGAGGAGGTCCTCGAACACGCCAAGGAGATCCGGTCGCTCAAGAACATCAACATCATCGGCCTCCACCTGCACATCGGGTCGCAGATCCGCGAACTGCATGTCTTCGAAAATATGTGCAACAAGGTCAACGTCATCGTCGAGAACCTCGAGAAACTGGGCTGCAAGTTCCGTTTCGTCGACGTGGGCGGCGGTCTGGGCGTCAACTACGACGTTCCCGAGAACGAGCCCATCCCCAATTTCGCCTCGCTGTTCTCGATCGTCCACAACCACCTGCGCATCGGCGACCGCGAGGTGCACTTCGAATTCGGCCGTTCGATCGTCGCCGAGTGCGGCGAGCTGATTACGACCGTGCTGTTCAACAAGACCACCGCCACGGGCCGCAAACTGGTGATCGTCGACGCTTCGATGACCGAGCTGGTCCGCCCGGCGATGTACGGCTCGTACCACAATATCGAGAACATCACGGCCAAAGAGGAGGAGGCTCCCAGCGAAAAGTATACGGTCGTGGGCACGGCCTGCGAATCGACGGACGTTTTCGACGAGAACGTCAGCCTGCGCAAGACCCGCCGCGGCGACCTGCTGACGATCAAATCCGCCGGGGCCTACGGCATGTCGATGGCCTCGCGCTACAACCTCCACGATCTTCCCGGAGCCGTTTACAGCGACGAAATCAAATAG
- a CDS encoding DMT family transporter, with the protein MWLTLAFTSAALLGFYDAAKKKALTGNAVLPVLLLNTLFSTLIFLPAILSAEFGLGWFDHTVLATAPGSLEAHGMVILKSVIVLTSWTFGYFGMKHLPITIVGPINATRPVMVLVGALLIFGERLNACQWTGVALALVSLFMLSRSSRREGVVFSHNIWILCVTLSAVTGAVSGLYDKFIMTRLDPVFVQSWYNLYQLLMMAAVVAVVWWPRRNRTTPFHWSWAIPLISVFLSMADFAYLYALRDPDAMISVVSMIRRGSVVVSFLCGALLFRERNLRSKAVDLAFILVGMIFLWLGSRA; encoded by the coding sequence ATGTGGCTCACTTTAGCATTCACGTCGGCAGCGTTGCTCGGCTTCTATGATGCGGCCAAGAAAAAGGCTCTCACCGGAAATGCCGTGCTTCCCGTGCTGCTGCTCAACACGCTCTTCTCGACGCTGATCTTCCTGCCCGCGATCCTCTCGGCGGAGTTCGGCCTCGGGTGGTTCGACCATACCGTGCTGGCCACGGCCCCCGGGTCGCTGGAGGCTCACGGAATGGTCATCCTGAAATCGGTCATCGTCCTCACTTCGTGGACTTTCGGCTACTTCGGCATGAAACACCTGCCCATCACCATCGTCGGACCGATCAACGCCACGCGCCCCGTGATGGTGCTCGTCGGGGCGCTCCTGATCTTCGGCGAACGGCTCAACGCCTGCCAGTGGACCGGCGTCGCGCTGGCCCTCGTGTCGCTCTTTATGCTGAGCCGTTCGAGCCGCCGCGAAGGGGTTGTCTTTTCGCATAACATCTGGATTCTCTGCGTCACCCTCTCGGCCGTCACGGGCGCTGTCAGCGGGCTTTACGACAAATTCATCATGACGCGCCTCGACCCGGTTTTCGTCCAGAGCTGGTACAACCTCTACCAATTGCTGATGATGGCCGCCGTGGTAGCCGTCGTCTGGTGGCCCCGGCGCAACCGCACTACCCCGTTCCATTGGAGCTGGGCCATTCCGCTGATCTCGGTCTTTCTTTCGATGGCCGACTTCGCCTACCTCTATGCCCTGCGCGATCCGGATGCGATGATCTCCGTCGTCTCGATGATCCGCCGCGGTTCGGTCGTGGTGTCGTTCCTCTGCGGGGCCCTGCTGTTCCGCGAGCGCAACCTGCGCTCCAAGGCCGTCGATCTGGCCTTCATCCTCGTCGGCATGATCTTCCTCTGGCTCGGCTCCCGGGCCTAA